Below is a genomic region from Argopecten irradians isolate NY chromosome 14, Ai_NY, whole genome shotgun sequence.
TGATCAATGGGGTCGCtttaaaggtgctccaccgccgacagagcataaatgatacgcATCGtaactggtgtttaatcttgtatatatttgtgttattaACACGAAAACTaatctaaaataatttattttgcttttggtgcatgtgcaatcagtactgcattctaCATAAGACATAGTgcaacagatttttttcgggatgcaattaattatttctgatatttttatcttgaagtaaaattagaagctcaaacttttcagtggtgattatggtgtaaagtaagtaacttttgtaactgaagaaaaatactaaatcgtctgctccttttttttgatagtgaaaaaatactgtttgttagcggtggagcatcttttatgATAACTGCTGTAGAGTTTATCACATTTTTACCCAATTGtgaaacatacatttatatatatgtgggGTAAAGTGTtgtatacaatttatatttctAGCAGATCCAAGTGATTGAAAGCACTAGGAATCCCTCGGTGACTTTATAATATGTTATACGAACAGCCATACAGAATATATTCAAACCCCCTGATGTTTATCTcagaacaataaaatataaactaaagACCAAGAATACGAGTAAGACATCTGATTAAATCTACAGGCTTTATAATGTACGTATTTGTGGACAGGTATTTTATCAATCTAGACTATAACAATGCGAACTTTACTTGAGTGTAACACTTGTAATGTTGGTTCAATGCCAATATCCAATCAATACATTGTTCCTGATTTGTTATACCTTTGTTACATACGAATCATgaatataccgatacataccATTGACTTTGACGGTCGGATGAATAGTTTATTATTGGGAATCAGGATGGGTTTTCGAGTGATAATGGCTAGGCATTCTGATGGTGATCATCCATGTACCCAATGAAGTGTGTAAATACAACGGGGGAATTAGTTACTTCATTAGTTCACTCTGTCAACCGTACCAGTGGACCTTTATTGTAGTTCAACGATGTCCAACTCGACACAGTGTGTCAAAACCTCGCATGGAGTCATCTAATATTTCTTCGTTATAACGGTGACCGAGATACCATACCATGTAAAGAGAGAATTAGGACAACAAGTAAACTGGTCAACTGTTTGGTGACGTTTTCAACTATAACAGAAGGATTTTGGATGAAATGCCAAATAATTTACATTCGGTGAACAGTGAATGACGTGAGTAAGCCTGGGATCCGAGAGTGACTTGATGACTAGCGAATTCTCCAATGTTTTGAAGCATCTACATGCAACATAAGTAAATTGGTCAACTGTAAGATTTCAACTCTAACACGAATACCTCGGATGGAATGCCATTGAAATAACATTCAATCAACAACGTGAATGTGGTGAATAAACTTCGGAAATACCAAATGATTGTGATAACATTATCCTAGAGTGACTTGTGTGGCTTGCGCATTCaacattgttttgaaatatttgcagACGACACCAGAGGAATATTTATAGCAAATAATGGGTGTATcaatgaaaaatacatttatcgTTGTATAATATGAAAAGATTAAATATAATTTGCGGGCAAATAGTGACATGGTGACATATTTGTAGCAAACGCGCCAAGTACACTTAGGGTAAAAGCTGGTAAAGCTAAAAGAAATTTGGAACACAAGTAGAGTATCCATTTATCAAAATGAACACTAAACAGTCATTATCAAGGGCACTCATTGCTTTACTCATTGTATTCGGCGTCTACAGGGTACAGAAGGACGCCATCATCTTCTCGCGAGATTTTGACAAACCACGTGCGTTAAGACTTGAACATACTGTTTGTAATCCTCGAGTTCTGATGGAGGTCCTGAAAATATCTAAAGTTAAAGGGGTGTCCGTGAAATATTCAACAGATGATCACCCCGCAGGTGAAGCTGCTTTGAATCTCCAAGATGAAAGAGTTTCCAACGCAACGACATCCCCTGACGAAGGTACAGCATCAAAGTTCGAGAACTCTTCTAAATCTGAAGGTGGAAAAATAATCAGCCATCCGAAAGTAATAGATACCACCAGAAAATCGCAACGGAACCAGACCCGGCTCAATGTTTATACCGCTTCTTCCGGAAAAGTTAGGCCAGTTATGTATGTTCGAAGTATACATCCTATGCACATTGACCTAAAAACGCACGTGCGGAGAAAGATTGAAGAAGGCATTGATATTGATGTAATTCCAATCAATGCACATCctttcaaatatatacatagtcCCTCTGAGTGCGACTTCGAGCCAACAACAGATAGTTTCAATTtagtttttcttgtaaaatcaAGTGTTAGGAATTTCCCTATTCGTGACAGTATCAGGAAAACTTGGGGAAATGTAACGGACATCAAGAATGTTAAagttatgtttctgatcgcttATCAGGAGACGGCACAGGCAGACATCGATAAAGAAGCCAGTTTGTCATCTGATATCATACAAGAGAATTTCATTGATGCGTATAAAAATAACACGTTAAAGACGATCATGGGATTTAATTGGGCAGTTGAAAAATGTTCTCAAAGTGATGTTCTATTTTTTGTTGACGATGATCATCTTGTCCACATCAGAAACGTTATGGCATATCTTAGAACATTCAACAGAATTCAAATGAAGAAACTATACGCAGGATTCCGTATTGAAAAACCAGAAGTAGACCGAAGGGACGGTTCCCCTTGGGGAATGTCCAATTATGACTTTTCGCACATTTTGTGGCCAGCTTATTTGAGAGGTGGGGCGTTTGTAATTTCTTCTGAAATCGCCCATCGCTTTGTTATAGGTTTTCCCTTTGTCAAATTGTTGTCTGTCGATGATTCTTACCTTGGCATTGTGGCGGACAAACTTGGGATACTACCTCAGCATGAACACAGGTTTAAAATGGACAAGTTGAACCTGACATCATGTCCGGACTATTTtgtgtataatgactacaaAAATCCACAGGAAATCAAATCTGCTTGGAGAACGATTTCCACACAGGATTCATAAGAAGGCTTCATCCATTGTCATGTCgtgttaattataaaatttctaCAGATTCTGTCGAAGACAAagacaaaatacaacaaaagaCAAATCTTTGTTACATAAGGAATATCTTATACCCAAGTAATATCTCGCCTACTTTACGTTTTAACGTTTAGAGGGTCATTAAGACTAGTAATAGGCGGAGTTATGTAGGCGTTGATAAACCCGTAACTACCTATAATTGATTAATGTAGATAATTTGTTGTGCAATAACATAAATTATAACTCAGGATACCTTTCTCATCAAAATCAATATATCTACTGATGTTTGGATTATTGTTTGCATTAATCCGTGCGTATTTTCACGATGGTATAAAATGTGTTAAGTATTCTTCTTTTTTAGTTTTATAATCGACAACTTAAATAAATGAGGAGAATATCGAAAATGCCATCATCTTGTGAGAGCAAAGATATCATAAAGATATAAAAGCCTGTTTTGTTCGCTCTCTTCCGTCGTAATTTGGTCAAATAAGGTCAAATTAGGTCCTTAGGGTATTATACCATGCTCAAACTGTCATATTGATG
It encodes:
- the LOC138307854 gene encoding beta-1,3-galactosyltransferase brn-like → MNTKQSLSRALIALLIVFGVYRVQKDAIIFSRDFDKPRALRLEHTVCNPRVLMEVLKISKVKGVSVKYSTDDHPAGEAALNLQDERVSNATTSPDEGTASKFENSSKSEGGKIISHPKVIDTTRKSQRNQTRLNVYTASSGKVRPVMYVRSIHPMHIDLKTHVRRKIEEGIDIDVIPINAHPFKYIHSPSECDFEPTTDSFNLVFLVKSSVRNFPIRDSIRKTWGNVTDIKNVKVMFLIAYQETAQADIDKEASLSSDIIQENFIDAYKNNTLKTIMGFNWAVEKCSQSDVLFFVDDDHLVHIRNVMAYLRTFNRIQMKKLYAGFRIEKPEVDRRDGSPWGMSNYDFSHILWPAYLRGGAFVISSEIAHRFVIGFPFVKLLSVDDSYLGIVADKLGILPQHEHRFKMDKLNLTSCPDYFVYNDYKNPQEIKSAWRTISTQDS